In the genome of Geothermobacter hydrogeniphilus, one region contains:
- the nfi gene encoding deoxyribonuclease V (cleaves DNA at apurinic or apyrimidinic sites), protein MNFPDLHPWDLTYSAAIALQKDLATRVELRNRLRRPLSHVAGVDVSYRKHGDQFFAAVVVLSFPHLEPIEVADFSARVNFPYIPGLLSFRELPVLLQAFRRLRTVPDLVLVDGQGIAHPRRFGLASHLGLWLDLPTIGCAKSRLTSMAQMPEEDKGATSPLTDKGELIGTLLRSRARVKPLYISPGHRLDIPTAARLTLDCTGRYRMPEPTRLAHLETNRLRREAEAARV, encoded by the coding sequence ATGAATTTCCCCGACCTGCATCCTTGGGATCTCACCTACAGCGCTGCTATCGCCCTGCAGAAGGATCTGGCCACAAGGGTCGAGCTGCGCAACCGGCTGCGCCGGCCGCTGAGTCACGTCGCCGGCGTTGATGTCTCCTACCGCAAACATGGCGACCAGTTCTTCGCCGCGGTGGTGGTGCTCAGCTTTCCGCACCTGGAACCGATCGAGGTGGCGGACTTCAGCGCCCGGGTGAACTTCCCCTATATCCCCGGCCTGCTCTCCTTTCGTGAACTGCCGGTGCTGCTGCAGGCCTTCCGCCGCCTGCGGACGGTACCCGACCTGGTGCTGGTCGACGGCCAGGGGATCGCCCACCCGCGCCGCTTCGGCCTGGCCTCGCATCTCGGCCTGTGGCTCGACCTGCCGACCATCGGCTGCGCCAAGAGCCGTCTGACCAGCATGGCACAGATGCCGGAAGAGGACAAGGGCGCGACCAGCCCTCTGACTGACAAGGGAGAGCTGATCGGCACGCTGCTGCGCAGCCGGGCGCGGGTCAAACCGCTCTACATCTCGCCGGGGCACCGGCTCGACATCCCCACCGCGGCACGCCTGACCCTGGACTGTACCGGCCGCTACCGGATGCCGGAACCGACCCGCCTGGCGCACCTGGAAACCAACCGGCTGCGCAGAGAAGCGGAAGCCGCCCGGGTCTGA
- a CDS encoding D-2-hydroxyacid dehydrogenase, which yields MKIVYLDAYTANPGDLSWEPLEQLGDLSVYDRSAEAEVLSRIGDAEIVLTNKVTFDRARFAALPNLRYVGVTATGYNIIDLEAAREHGVTVTNVPAYSTASVAQMTFALLLELTQQVGHHNHLTSWGHWTDAPDFCFWDRPQVELAGLTFGLVGFGQIGQRVARIAAAFGMKVQVFTRNPDRYHGNLDYARVHFVVLEELLKTSDVVSLHCPLTEETSRLINAERLALMKRGAYLINTSRGGVIDEEALADALKEKRLAGAGLDVLTLEPPEHGNRLLAAQNCFVTPHIAWATRASRQRLFDTLTANIEAFLAGKPQNVVS from the coding sequence ATGAAAATTGTCTACCTCGATGCTTATACCGCCAATCCCGGTGACCTCAGCTGGGAACCCCTTGAACAGCTCGGGGACCTCAGCGTTTATGATCGCAGTGCCGAAGCGGAGGTGCTGTCCCGGATCGGCGATGCCGAGATCGTGCTGACCAACAAGGTCACGTTCGACCGGGCGCGTTTCGCCGCTCTGCCGAACCTCAGGTATGTCGGCGTGACCGCCACCGGCTACAATATCATCGATCTCGAGGCGGCCCGCGAACACGGCGTGACGGTGACCAACGTGCCGGCCTATTCGACCGCTTCGGTGGCGCAGATGACCTTCGCCCTGCTGCTGGAGTTGACCCAGCAGGTCGGCCATCACAACCACCTGACCTCCTGGGGGCACTGGACCGATGCCCCGGACTTCTGCTTCTGGGATCGGCCGCAGGTGGAGTTGGCCGGATTGACCTTCGGTCTGGTCGGGTTCGGCCAGATCGGCCAGCGGGTGGCGCGCATCGCCGCCGCCTTCGGCATGAAGGTTCAGGTCTTTACCCGCAACCCGGACCGTTATCACGGAAATCTCGATTATGCGCGGGTGCATTTTGTCGTGCTTGAGGAGCTGCTGAAAACCAGTGACGTGGTCTCTCTGCACTGCCCCCTGACGGAAGAAACGAGCCGATTGATCAACGCCGAGCGCCTGGCGCTGATGAAACGCGGCGCCTACCTGATCAACACCAGCCGCGGCGGGGTGATCGACGAGGAGGCGCTGGCGGACGCGCTGAAGGAAAAGCGGCTGGCCGGGGCCGGGCTTGATGTGCTGACTCTGGAACCGCCCGAACACGGCAACCGGCTGCTGGCAGCGCAGAACTGTTTCGTCACGCCGCATATCGCCTGGGCGACCAGGGCCTCGCGGCAGCGGTTGTTCGACACCCTGACGGCCAATATCGAAGCCTTCCTGGCTGGCAAACCACAGAACGTGGTGAGTTGA
- a CDS encoding 3-keto-5-aminohexanoate cleavage protein, with amino-acid sequence MNPFILNFTPTGMVPRRHDTPHVPISPEEIADQVAQAVEVGITMVHLHARDPDGTPSHDRDLYAEIIRRIRSFAPELVICVSLSGRLRPDFESRSAPLDLSGEAKPDMGSLTLSSLNFSRQASMNAPEMVQGLARKMFAKGILPELEAFDGGMINYADYLLNKKLLQPPCYFNLLLGNPANAQADPLSLGAMLAQLPRDSVWAAAGIGRSQTRAVMMGLAAGGGVRIGLEDNLHYDDARKKLATNLELVKRVHRLAAELERPLMSPAECRQRLNLLPGNGRYGRTPA; translated from the coding sequence ATGAATCCTTTTATCCTGAACTTCACTCCAACCGGCATGGTCCCCCGCCGTCACGACACCCCCCACGTCCCGATCAGTCCCGAGGAGATTGCCGACCAGGTTGCCCAGGCGGTTGAAGTCGGCATCACCATGGTTCACCTGCATGCCCGGGACCCCGACGGCACCCCGAGCCATGACCGTGATCTCTACGCCGAGATCATCCGCCGCATCCGTTCCTTCGCCCCCGAACTGGTCATCTGCGTCTCCCTCAGCGGCCGCCTGCGCCCCGATTTCGAATCCCGTTCCGCCCCCCTCGACCTGAGTGGCGAAGCCAAGCCGGACATGGGTTCACTGACCCTCTCGTCACTGAACTTCAGCCGCCAGGCGAGCATGAACGCGCCGGAGATGGTCCAGGGTCTGGCGCGAAAAATGTTCGCCAAGGGGATCCTTCCGGAACTGGAGGCTTTCGACGGCGGCATGATCAACTATGCCGATTATCTGCTGAACAAAAAACTGCTGCAGCCACCCTGCTATTTCAACCTGCTGCTCGGCAATCCGGCCAACGCCCAGGCCGACCCGCTCAGCCTCGGCGCCATGCTGGCCCAGCTCCCCCGGGACAGCGTCTGGGCCGCCGCCGGCATCGGCCGCAGCCAGACCCGGGCCGTCATGATGGGACTGGCGGCCGGCGGCGGGGTACGCATCGGCCTGGAGGACAACCTGCATTACGATGACGCGCGGAAGAAGCTGGCGACCAACCTCGAACTGGTGAAGCGCGTCCACCGCCTGGCCGCGGAACTGGAACGCCCGCTCATGTCCCCGGCCGAATGCCGGCAGCGCCTCAACCTGCTGCCCGGAAACGGCCGCTACGGCAGGACGCCGGCATGA
- a CDS encoding sugar 3,4-ketoisomerase — protein sequence MQSTPDRPSWLELPEIESPWGTLCYAQNDDSLPFTLARTYFVRDIPAAAARGGHSHRRNREVVFCIHGACTLWLYDREGRELRFRLEQPRRGAYVPPGWWVELGDYSEAAMTLVMASQNYDEADYIRDPEEFFHAAPYPDPVYRPRP from the coding sequence ATGCAATCGACACCTGACCGGCCGAGCTGGCTGGAACTGCCGGAGATTGAAAGTCCCTGGGGCACTCTCTGCTACGCCCAGAACGACGATTCGCTGCCTTTTACTCTGGCCCGGACCTATTTCGTCCGCGACATCCCGGCCGCCGCGGCACGCGGTGGGCACAGTCACCGCCGCAACCGGGAAGTCGTCTTCTGTATCCACGGCGCCTGCACCCTGTGGCTCTATGACCGCGAGGGACGGGAACTGCGTTTTCGGCTCGAACAACCGAGGCGGGGCGCCTACGTTCCGCCCGGCTGGTGGGTCGAACTCGGAGACTACAGCGAAGCCGCCATGACCCTGGTGATGGCCTCGCAAAATTATGATGAGGCGGACTATATCCGCGATCCCGAGGAGTTTTTCCATGCCGCGCCCTACCCGGATCCCGTTTATCGACCTCGGCCCTGA
- a CDS encoding DegT/DnrJ/EryC1/StrS family aminotransferase: MPRPTRIPFIDLGPEIAAIRPQIEAAIGRVLDSGRLILGPELEAFEAEFAAWHGAPVAVGVSSGLAALTLMLQAFDIGPGDEVLVPANTYIATWLAVSRVGATPVPVEPDPLTRNIDPDRLQAALSDRTRALLAVHLYGSPCDMDALNDVCHQHELHLLIDAAQSCGAAWDGSKPACLGDAAAFSFYPTKNLGSLGEAGAVICFDRDRAEQIRLLRNYGMRDHYRHRFKGENARLEELHAAVLRIKLDRLDAANERRRNLAARYLTHFADCGTIVCQQIPPRATPVWHLFTLCLPDRDRVARQLAERGIGSAVHYPVPPHRSGAYADDAGGWPELPETDRLARSLLSLPLYPALTEAEIDEIAAETLTAVENL; this comes from the coding sequence ATGCCGCGCCCTACCCGGATCCCGTTTATCGACCTCGGCCCTGAGATCGCCGCCATCCGGCCGCAGATCGAGGCGGCCATCGGCCGGGTGCTGGACAGTGGTCGACTGATTCTCGGTCCCGAACTGGAGGCCTTTGAAGCGGAATTCGCCGCCTGGCACGGGGCCCCGGTGGCAGTCGGCGTTTCCAGCGGCCTGGCGGCGCTGACGCTGATGCTGCAGGCCTTCGACATCGGTCCCGGCGACGAGGTGCTGGTGCCGGCCAACACCTATATCGCCACCTGGCTGGCGGTCAGCCGGGTCGGTGCGACACCGGTTCCGGTCGAACCCGACCCCCTGACCCGCAACATCGACCCGGACCGGCTGCAGGCGGCCCTCAGCGACAGAACCAGGGCCCTGCTGGCGGTCCACCTCTACGGCAGCCCGTGCGACATGGACGCCTTGAATGATGTCTGCCATCAGCACGAACTGCATCTTCTCATCGATGCCGCCCAGTCCTGCGGTGCCGCCTGGGACGGCAGCAAACCCGCCTGCCTCGGTGACGCCGCCGCGTTCAGCTTCTATCCCACCAAGAACCTCGGCTCGCTGGGAGAAGCGGGCGCCGTTATCTGCTTCGACCGGGACCGGGCGGAGCAGATCCGCCTGTTGCGCAACTACGGCATGCGGGATCATTACCGGCATCGATTCAAGGGGGAAAACGCCCGACTGGAAGAACTGCACGCGGCGGTGCTGCGCATCAAGCTGGACCGGCTCGATGCCGCCAACGAACGACGCCGAAACCTGGCGGCACGCTACCTGACCCATTTTGCCGACTGCGGGACCATTGTCTGCCAGCAGATCCCGCCGCGCGCGACCCCGGTCTGGCACCTGTTCACCCTCTGCCTTCCCGACCGCGACCGGGTCGCCCGGCAGTTGGCCGAACGGGGCATCGGCAGCGCCGTCCACTACCCCGTCCCCCCCCACCGTTCCGGCGCCTACGCGGACGATGCCGGCGGCTGGCCGGAGCTGCCGGAGACCGACCGCCTGGCCCGCAGCCTGCTGAGCCTGCCGCTCTACCCCGCCCTGACGGAAGCGGAGATCGATGAAATCGCAGCGGAAACCCTCACCGCCGTGGAGAATCTATGA